Proteins encoded within one genomic window of Couchioplanes caeruleus:
- a CDS encoding sensor histidine kinase yields the protein MSWSSFRPYQAVLVDLAVAGSVALTATYWWHQFREGGLIFGLLVGCALMWRRHRPVAAFVAVALLSMAMLPIEVHGSHLHEGMLLVSMAVAMYAVVVYAARLKTGIAAGVAAALLGTVALTARTSLEYSHELPGLADVQTGLLLSVGYGIVIWAVAYLARGRRLSYAQAEERAATAERERQHLARIAVAEERTRIARELHDIVAHSLSVMIVHANGGEYALDRDPERARAALRTIGATGRDALVEIKQLVEMLRSDEPDADRTPAGLEQVGAVVERARGAGLAVDLVVDGAPPAVSGGVALAVYRIVQESLTNTLKHAGPAPTATVRLRYRPEAIEVDVSDTGTGTVPAAPGGHGLVGMRERVSLYGGAFDAGPRLDGGWRVRGRIPLAEVQA from the coding sequence ATGTCGTGGTCCTCGTTCCGGCCATACCAGGCTGTTCTGGTCGATCTGGCCGTGGCCGGATCGGTGGCTCTCACGGCCACGTACTGGTGGCACCAGTTCCGCGAGGGCGGCCTGATCTTCGGGCTGCTCGTCGGGTGTGCGCTGATGTGGCGTCGGCACCGGCCGGTCGCCGCGTTCGTCGCGGTGGCGCTGCTGTCGATGGCGATGCTGCCGATCGAGGTCCACGGCTCGCACCTGCACGAGGGCATGCTGCTGGTCTCGATGGCGGTGGCGATGTACGCGGTCGTCGTGTACGCCGCCCGTCTGAAGACGGGCATCGCGGCCGGTGTCGCCGCCGCGCTCCTCGGCACCGTCGCCCTCACCGCCCGCACCAGCCTCGAGTACAGCCACGAGCTGCCCGGGCTGGCGGACGTGCAGACCGGCCTGCTGTTGTCCGTCGGCTACGGCATCGTGATCTGGGCGGTCGCCTACCTCGCCCGGGGTCGGCGCCTCTCCTACGCGCAGGCCGAGGAGCGCGCGGCCACCGCCGAGCGCGAGCGTCAGCACCTGGCCCGGATCGCCGTCGCCGAGGAGCGCACGCGGATCGCCCGCGAGCTGCACGACATCGTGGCGCACTCGCTGTCGGTGATGATCGTGCACGCCAACGGCGGCGAATACGCGCTGGACCGGGACCCGGAGCGGGCGCGCGCGGCGTTGCGGACGATCGGCGCGACCGGGCGGGACGCGCTCGTCGAGATCAAGCAACTGGTCGAGATGCTGCGCAGCGACGAGCCGGACGCCGACCGCACCCCGGCCGGGCTGGAGCAGGTGGGAGCCGTGGTGGAACGGGCGCGCGGCGCGGGCCTGGCGGTCGATCTGGTCGTGGACGGCGCCCCGCCCGCCGTGTCCGGCGGCGTGGCCCTGGCCGTCTACCGGATCGTCCAGGAGTCGCTGACGAACACCCTGAAGCATGCGGGCCCGGCCCCGACCGCGACCGTACGGCTGCGGTACCGCCCGGAGGCCATCGAGGTGGACGTGAGCGACACCGGCACCGGCACGGTCCCGGCCGCGCCGGGCGGGCACGGGCTGGTCGGGATGCGGGAACGGGTGAGCCTCTACGGCGGCGCGTTCGACGCCGGCCCCCGCCTCGACGGCGGCTGGCGGGTCCGCGGTCGCATCCCGCTC
- a CDS encoding alkaline phosphatase family protein: MKRSVVRVSLTAALLAAAAPGGPAAAASGAPAAAPGAPAAAVPVPKLLVVGMDGLNWDSVVAANAPNLDALAAQGVLGRSLVQCPSLADSSSGPGWSNIATGVWPDRHGVRNNSFAGKRYDAWPDFLTRLERADPALATYSAVDWAPLHDQGTFSTASDTRVTLDGDADGYAGEDEKITTDAVTRLGTGDPDASFVYLGNTDVVAHAVGTGTRYRAAIEKQDQQLGRMLAAVRSRPTYAGEDWLVMVTTDHGHRVPFGGHGGCRLDERGTFLLAAGSGIAAGARPTDVRQVDLAATALQHFGVVVALDGTSVRSRAADRFDGLALRTRVDETGIPATLAGWTPTPPAGWSVDRGAMPTGGVTEWRGWTFATNEFWSQTQSGQERENAVRARGVFAVADSDEFADRSGGTSFDSTLVSPAWPVVAGGTARVNYVTHYRQEGAQKGDVLVSFDGGADQLVKRYSADALATVESVPVPVPAGATSMTVKFRFHDASNNWYWVIDDVTVVPGS, from the coding sequence ATGAAACGTTCCGTCGTGCGCGTGAGCCTGACCGCCGCGCTGCTCGCCGCCGCCGCTCCCGGCGGCCCGGCGGCCGCCGCTTCCGGCGCCCCGGCCGCGGCCCCGGGCGCTCCGGCCGCCGCGGTGCCGGTCCCCAAGCTGCTCGTGGTGGGGATGGACGGGCTCAACTGGGACAGCGTCGTGGCGGCGAACGCGCCGAATCTCGACGCCCTCGCGGCGCAGGGCGTGCTCGGCCGCAGCCTGGTGCAGTGCCCGTCGCTGGCCGACTCGTCCAGCGGCCCCGGCTGGTCGAACATCGCCACCGGCGTCTGGCCCGACCGGCACGGCGTACGGAACAACAGCTTCGCGGGCAAGCGCTACGACGCCTGGCCGGACTTCCTGACCCGCCTGGAGCGGGCGGACCCGGCCCTGGCGACGTACTCCGCCGTCGACTGGGCGCCGCTGCACGACCAGGGGACCTTCTCGACGGCCAGCGACACGCGGGTCACCCTCGACGGGGACGCCGACGGCTACGCCGGGGAGGACGAGAAGATCACCACGGACGCGGTGACCCGGCTGGGCACCGGCGATCCGGACGCGTCGTTCGTCTACCTGGGCAACACCGACGTGGTGGCGCACGCCGTGGGCACCGGCACGCGCTACCGGGCCGCCATCGAGAAGCAGGATCAGCAGCTCGGCCGGATGCTGGCGGCGGTGCGGTCGCGGCCCACGTACGCAGGCGAGGACTGGCTCGTCATGGTCACCACCGACCACGGCCACCGGGTGCCGTTCGGCGGGCACGGCGGCTGCCGCCTCGACGAGCGCGGCACGTTCCTGCTCGCCGCCGGCTCCGGGATCGCCGCCGGTGCGCGACCCACGGACGTCCGGCAGGTGGATCTCGCCGCGACGGCGTTGCAGCACTTCGGTGTCGTCGTGGCCCTGGACGGCACGAGCGTCCGGTCGCGTGCCGCCGACCGGTTCGACGGCCTGGCCCTGCGGACCCGGGTGGACGAGACGGGCATCCCGGCCACCCTGGCGGGCTGGACCCCGACGCCGCCGGCCGGCTGGTCCGTGGACCGTGGCGCGATGCCCACCGGCGGGGTCACCGAATGGCGCGGCTGGACGTTCGCCACCAACGAGTTCTGGAGCCAGACGCAGAGCGGCCAGGAGCGGGAGAACGCCGTGCGGGCGCGGGGCGTCTTCGCGGTGGCCGACAGCGACGAGTTCGCCGACAGGTCCGGCGGCACGAGCTTCGACTCGACCCTCGTCTCGCCGGCCTGGCCGGTCGTGGCGGGCGGCACGGCCCGGGTGAACTACGTGACCCACTACCGGCAGGAGGGCGCGCAGAAGGGCGACGTCCTCGTCTCCTTCGACGGCGGCGCCGACCAACTGGTGAAGCGCTACTCCGCGGACGCCCTCGCCACGGTCGAGTCGGTGCCGGTCCCCGTGCCGGCCGGGGCCACCTCGATGACCGTGAAGTTCCGCTTCCACGATGCGAGCAACAACTGGTACTGGGTGATCGACGACGTGACGGTCGTGCCCGGAAGCTGA